ACAGGATAAAAGCGCAAAAAATACTCTGATAGTCGAGGAAAACGGAACACTTCGTTATAATCCATTAAATTCGTCTACTTCaaattctcttttgaatGGTGAAGGCCAAACTAGTGATAAACATCATAAAGCCTCTACCAAAGAAGGCTCATGTTCAAATAGCTCAGTGGAGCTCCAAAAGAAATCTAGCAAGAGGTCATCACTTCCTTTTGTAAGGATATTCAAAAGTCGAAGAGATCATTCAAGTGCTTCTGGAAGTAAGAATGCTTTTCACACAACTAATACGAGATCAAGAACACCAAGTTTGCACCCGCCTGGCCCACGCcataataaaaaaggcAGTAAATTTGATATGAACTTTGATTTCGACGAAAACCtggaggaagaagatgatgatgacgatgatgacgaagaaggCGATGATATACACTCACAATTTTTCCAGTtagatgatgattttgatacCAAAAGTTCTGGGGCCAGTTCAGTTCAAAAAGGCTCTAACGGCATGTCCAACATTAAGAACAACTTTTCTAATACCAATAACAGAAATAGCATCAGTATTCTTGACGATAGGGAGAGTTCAAATGGTAATATGGGAAGTGCTTCACGACTTAAACCACATTTTCCTACCAGtcaaaaagggaaaaattttttgattgaaaacaagaatgaTGGACAAAAATCGGATCCACTGAAGATCATTAAGGGTGCAAATGGAGATGGAGGCAGCAACAGCGGCAATGGATCTATTGGAAGAGACGGCCTGACAGAAACAGAAAGTAACAATATATCGGATATGGAATCGTAcattaatgaaaaagacTTAGATGACTTGAATTTTGATACAGTAACCTCAAATATTAACAAAACAGTATCCGATTTGGGGGGAATTGAACCTGGAAGTGACGGGACAGCTAACAAAAATGAGGCCTCGCAGGGCAGTCATTCTAATGGTGATGAATTCAGTTCTCAAAACCACGACGGAAGTACTCCTGGCTCATCGTATGGGAAGTCTCTTTTAGGGTCAGAGTATTCAGAAGAGCGCTATTTGAATAACGAGTCATCAACCATGGAGAGTGGCGAAATGTCCCTTGACTCGGACATTCAAACAAATACCATGCCTTCCCATTCCATACCAATGTCCATGCAAAAATACGGCATTTATCATGGCGATGATGACTCTACTTTGAACAACGTCTTTGACAGAGCTGTATTGACTATGAATTCATCACGACATCCCAAGGAAAGACGTGATACTGTTGTATCGGGAAAAGAGTCGACCTCCTTTGCCAGTTCCAGCAGAAAACTATCCGTTAGTTCGAATTTGACATCCACAAAGTCTCCGCTGCTTCGAGGACATGGAAGAACTTCATCAACAGCTAGCAGTGACCAAATGAAAATTCCGAAGTTTTCTGATGGTGTATTTCATagaccaagaaaaagtacCTTGACACTGAAACAAGATCATACTCAATCTAATGTGTCAGCAACTGCTCATAAGAGCTCAAAAGAGGGGAATTTTCTTATTGAGAGAACAACTGATTACCTAGAGTCTAAACCCAAGGCATCTCAGTTGTcaaatatgttcaataaaaaaaagaaaagaacaaatacCCATTCTACAGATGTGTTagattatttttcatttgtatGCGGTGATAAAGTACCGAATTATGAATCCATGGGTCTCGAAATATACATTCAAGGCTCTAAGAAGTATAAAAGACATTCTTTTACTACCAAAGTGCGGAAATCGTCCACCATCTTTGAAGTAATaggattttctttatttttatattccaCTGAGAAAAAACCGGATAATTTTGAGGAAGATGGATTGacagttgaagaaatttctaATCCAAATAATTTTGCATTGaaaattgttgatgaagatggtgAACCATTTGAAGACAACTTTGGTAAACTAGATAGGAAGAGCACTATTCAATCAATTTCGGACAGCGAAGTTGTGTTATGTAAAGTCAATAACATGGAGAAATCTCGAAATGAAATTGAGACACCTTTGCCATTCGATATCGGTGGCGGCGTAATGGCTGCTTCTAATTTGGATGCTAATAGCAGTCACAGTACAACCGAAGGCACCATTAATCAGTTAAGCTTCTACAAGCCTATTATAGGTAATAAAGATGATATCGATAAGACAAACGGTTCCAAAGTCATTGATGTGACAGTATATTTGTATCCTAATGTGAATCCCAAATTCAACTATACCACCATTAGTGTTTTGGTGACTTCACACATCAATGATATCTTGGTAAAATATTgcaagatgaaaaatatggaTCCTAACGAATATGCATTGAAAGTGCTGGGTAAGAACTTTATACTGGACTTAAATGATACAGTATTAAGACTTGATGGTATTAATAAAGTGGAACTTATTTCCAAGAAGGATGCAAGAGAACTGCATCTGGAGAAAATGAAGCCAGATCTAAAGAAGCCTGTCCTGCCAACAATTCAAAGTAACGACTTGACCCCGTTGACTTTGGAACCTCTGAACTCATATCTGAAGGCAGATGCTGGAGGAGCTGTGGCTGGAGGAGCTGCGGCTGCGGTTCCTGAGAATGCCAAAGTAACATCCAAGGCTAAGAAAATTTCCGCTAAGTATAAGCTGAGTTTAGCGAAGCAacattcttcttcaagcGTCGCTAGTGGAAATGGCTCGACTGCGGGGGGCCTCGTGAATGGAAATGGGTTtttcaagaacaagaattcATCGAAGTCCTCGTTGCATGGAACACTACAGTTTCATAACTTAAATCGTTCGCAGAGCACGATGGAGCACACACCTGATACTCCCAATGGAGTTGGAGATAACAACTTCCAAGATTTGTTTACCGGTGCGTATCATAAATATAAGGTATGGAGAAGGCAGCAGATGTCATTCATAAACAAGCATGAAAGGACTTTAGCCATTGACGGCGACTACATATACATCGTACCCCCGGAGGGACGAATGCATTGGCATGATAATGTAAAGACCAAATCATTGCATATCAGTCAAGTAGTTCTTGTTAAGAAATCCAAAAGAGTTCCAGagcatttcaaaattctcGTGAGAAGAGAGGGACAAGACGATATCAAGAGATACTACTTCGAAGCTGTTTCAGATCAAGAGTGTACGGAAATTGTTACTCGCTTACAAAACTTATTGAGTGCCTATAGAATGAATCACAAGTAATTGGAACCCATTTTTAATTACACTATGTTTTACATATATTTACTCCGTTTTTAAATGTATACATGGGATGGAACATACTTCATCGCGATCTCGACCGTGATTGGCCAGGGCCCGCCTTTTAAcggaagagaagaaaaacgaGCTTTTAGGAGCAAGTTCTATCATAAATGGCATAATGTATTAGTATCAGACAAGGCTAACCATTCCTCGACTTCTATATATTTACAACAATGGGTGCCGCTTATCACATCATGGGGAAAGCTATCCCTCCACATCAACTCGCAATTGGAACATTGGGGCTGCTAGGTTTATTAGTTGTTCCAAATCCTTTCAAAAGTGCAAAGCCAAAATCTGTCGATATCAAAGCAGACAACAAGGACGAAGAGCGATTCATTGAAAACTACTTGAAGAAACACTCAGAAAGACAAGAAGCCTGAATTGTGGTTGTTTGCTGCGCATCTGGAGATCTTTTGTACATACAGTAAATATTCTTTACAAATATATTTTTGTTACCCAAGCTTTTAAACACTATATGATTTAGCAATTGCCCGCATTCAAATGATTGTACTTTTCggtctttttcttattatcTGTTTTTAATATACAATACTATATAAGGCtatttgatgataataTGCTTTCCACTAATTAAACAAGGCACCATTTGATAAAGGATCCGCAGCAAGAACGTTCTCTCTTCTCTTAATCTTTCTCTCCACAGCAGCGTCGGCTCTAGATTTTGCTTCTTCAGCAGCTTGTTGTTTAGCTTGAGCTCTGACGAAATTTGGTGAGACgtattgtttattttcataAATCTTTGGACCACCGAAGGAACCTTCCAGGATTAATATGACAGTCATGACAAATCTTGGACCAATTTCCACCAATGATATGTCTTCCTCACCATCTTCATATTCGTCTTTGTTTTTGGTACTATGAGAAATCTCGTATGTTCTTACCCATATCTTATCATCCACGATACTGAAGGACATGACGTGGTCGATGAATGGCTTGGACTTTCTGGCATTTGGTGGCACGCCGAAGTTATGTACTAGCAACTCCTTAATCAATTGGTAGTGTGGAGAGGATCCAAAACGTTGGTCAAAGGACAATACTGGACGAGAACCCTTTAAGCAGTTACCTGTGAAATTTAGTTCCTCCATGGTatgcaaattttgaatgtaAAATTTAATGGTGGGACCATTTGGTGGCTTGGATAACCATAAATACAAATCTTTGTGTTTTCTGGCCTCGAAGAATAAAACATTGTTACAGTTATACAACTCTGCGATTTCGTTTAATTGTTGAAGGTCTTTTTTAGTATCCAGTTTTGGCTCCTTTCTGGAGTGAGGCAATAACCCGCTCAAATCTTGGATCAAATGGCGATGCCTGTAGTTGACACCTCTACTTGAGATCAAAAGAGTTCTTTGCTTATTCATAAACTGCTTTACATTACCTTGCTTCTTCTCCAATTTATTATCTTTGCTCTTTCCTGCGAGGGCCTTGTAGATAGAAGACATCTTTATTTATGTTCTTTCAATGACTAAGGATCAAACAGAGAGACTGGAACCAACAAATCAGtgttaaaaaaaacttaAAGCTGTAAACGCTACACCATCTTCTCTACATCGAAGGTAAGCTTAGCTTGCTTGTAAACTATTGCGATGAGCAtctaaaaatttttcagtcaCCTCTAACGACAGTCGCTTCTCACGGGCCGCCGagatcttcaagaaaataagacaAGCCCAAACGTAGTTTAATGACAAAGCAACGGTGTCTCAGTGCATTTTATGCAACCAGTCCAGCGTCAAAGCATGTCCGAGAAGATTCAGGAGGAGATTCTGGGGCTAATAAGCAAATCCAGCTTCAAGCAGTGCTATGCAAAACTGGAACAATTGCAGAAACAGTTCCCGAACGCGGTGTACTTCAAGATACTTGAAACTTATGTCAGATTTAAACAGTCGCCCGCTAAATTCGACTACAAGAAACTACTGGATGAGCCATACGGTTTCAAAGGAACTAAAATTACGGGTGACACCCGTTCGTTGGAGTTTTTACACAATTTCTTCGTAGAACTGGGGAGATACGATGAGGCCTTGCATGTGTACGAAAAAGGGAACTTCAAGTTTCCTAGCTACGAATTGTCGTATCATTGGTTCACGAAAGCTTTGGAGGACTCGAATTATAACCAAATGAGCAAGGCATCTTTGCAGCTGGCCAAGTACAGTGATAGTGGGAATCTGCCCAAGAGAGcatattatttttggaatGCGGTCTCGACTTTAGCCCTAATGAGGTTCCAGAAAAACACTCTTTCCGAACCTAAGAAAGCTGTGTTGGCTAAGTTGGCAAGCCAATCTCTGTTGGACCTGAAACCGTTTCAAAATGTCCAGGAAATTATCGTTTATTGTTTAGTGTTGGATGAACTGTTTCCTGAATCTAGGGAAATTTCAGAAGAGATTGTTGCAGTCACTTTTGTCAATTTCGACACTTCGGTAAACttgtatttgaaaaatttcatcttgaaGCACGTGAAGTTACTAGACTCCCCAcaaaaactttttgaagtttgttCAAAacttattgaaaaaggccTTGATGACTACGAATTGATCATAAACTTGATTGACGCTGCTTATAGGCTCTCTAAAACTCAAGAAGAGTTGCAACGTTGGATCGACAGAAATTTGGGCGATTCAAGGAATACTAGGCTGGCACGCTTGAAAATCGATATAGTCTACGCAAATGCTGTTTCGGAGTCGTCTTTGTCATACTACCTTTCAAAGTACCATAATAAGCCCTGTTGTTCGGTTGATCTAAATCATTACGCAAACCATATAGACATGGCTATGCTCAAAAATGTTATGGCTAAGTATGATCCAGAAGGTGAAGATTTGATTCACCACTGTAATGCTCTTGAATTGAgactttttgaaaaccaCTGGATTAATGATTACAATAAGTTCAAGGAAACTTTAATAAAGAAGCCTGTTACCGATTATTCATCCTGCTCTAAGTTCATATTAGAATTAATCAAAAGCATATGCAAAGAAACTAACCCAGATTTAAAGGACATACTTTTATGCATAACAATATTGGAGAATTACCAAACCAATGACCCTCATAATTTCGACACTATGTGTTGGCTAATTGTCTTATATATGTATCTAGGCTTAGTCCCTGATgcttattttcatttttcaaacttgaaaatcaagaatgTTCAAACAGATTCCATGGACTATATGATTTTTACGAGATTTTCGACTTTATTCCCGAATAAGCAAGGCGATTTTTATTCCAAGACTTTTCGTGAGCACAATAATTTATATGATGTATCGTTGAATAATTTACCTAGGTACATTCAGGTAgcatttgaaagaaattcgTATAGTAAAGTATTAGGTATGTTCGAGATGAAGGATAAACTAACGAAATCTTATACCAGATGGATGaaaactttggaaaacttACAGTTCTCACGTTTATGCAATGACAAACGTGGCAATCTGCTACAAAAATTGCACGCGGATTGGAGGTCTTTAGAAATGTCTGGAAATATATCATTTTCCGACAACAGGGATTTATCCATACTGGATAACAATTCTGCTCAATTTCTCAGTCGGGATAAGATTTTGGAGTATGCGAACCTGAATGATGAATCAATTTTGTTAGCTTTCATTAGAGAACTTATCATCGAGGCTCTGCCAACTGgagagaaaacaaaagagaTAACCGCACTCTTAGAAAAACTTCCATTAGGTGATATTAAAGAGCTTTTGAATAATAACCTGACTGAGGTTGAGTCGATATcattccaaatttttttcgaaatTTACGAAAATGACGGTAAAGAGCTGCATGATTTAATTTCTAAATTAGTTGAAATTCCTACAAacgcaaagaaaaattggaaaatctCTCATATTTACCTCACCAAGATAGCAACTTTAAAGACACTAGACGGTCTGAAAAGAGTCAAGAGTaaagatattcaaaaattaatCAAGAACTCCCTCAAAGAATTAAGAGCTTGTTGTGACgatattttcaaagaatattcTAATGATCTAACACACGCGTTCGAGGAATTACAAAATAGTGAATCTAGTAAGTTGCTAAAGGAACTGGATTTCAAACCCGAAAGTATCAAAACcataaaaaattcattacTAAGCATTCAAAAGAATGTACGGAATTTATAACCCCAGGATACAACTCCCACAGCAATGCAACCTCAATGTAACACATAGTTTTTATTTCCCTTTTAGatagatgaaaaatatataatTCTACAGAACTTTTATATTATTGGCACTTTCTGCCTCATTTTATTTGCAAGGGACAGGTATCACAAAACTATTCGAGGAAAAAACAGCCTCAAAACATCATCCTAAACAATATGTACCACGTTTGCCTTTGCGGGAATAAGGGTTTATAGAAAAGTTCATTAAAAAACTACCACTTTATCCATTCCAATTTTGCTTTTAGGATACAAAATGCAATCAGACGATATATAATGGCCACACACACAATAATTCCCAGATATTTTTGAGTATCTCTTACTAAACCGTAAGAGACTAATACATCATGCCCGTTTCCAAATTCACACGTACCATCTGGGTTTCTTCCACCATCTTCACAAGTAAGCTTCAAATTACCTGGGAACGCAAAATTAATAATGATCATGGATGTATACCCCACAGGGTTCAAATAATTGAAGCCTTGTAATACCCTTGACATGCCTAATGACATTAACCCCGACATCTGAGTACCAATGGATAAAATAATGGAAATACAGTTGACCACAAACCCCGGCCTTTCAAAGAAAGTATTCGTCATTATACCTAGAGCCTCACCACAGCAGGtaacaataaaagaacaataaacagttgcaaaaaaattacctGCAGTTCTCGGCAGTCCACATGCCAGCACCGTAAAAACTGCATATAACACGGAGGCTAATACAGACAGCGGTAATTCCAGGGTCATATAAGCTAGGAAAAAAGGAGCTATACCGTAAACATTATCATTGTATTCCTCATAGAAGTAGTCTCTTTCAGTTGGGTAGCATGCCAAATTGGCCAGCATACCCACAAAATATAATGCCGTAGATTCTTGCGCCAGCCCGAGACGATTGTTGATACTAGTGTAATCATGCTTAACAGGAGCAAAAAACAACGCAAAAATAACACCTAACCCTGGAATTTGTGCAATACGTGCCATTAAAGAATCAAAACTTCTTCTCGTCGTAGTAAACTGCCTCTTAACGTTGACTATGTATGCCAAAACCAAGTTGGCCGGTTTTCTCACGAACTCGCTGTATTCTGTTAAAAACGATTCCTGAGAGAATTGCTGCTTTTCAGAAGTCGGAGTCGATGAGAGACTTTCATTGTCCATGTTACCTTTCCAAGCAGTGAGTATTTCTTCTACCCTTACTTTTGAGCTTGATTCattctcttcattttgtGTATTAACTGAAAtcaaatcaagaaagaaatccGCCACATTGGTAAAAGATGGGCAATTAAAGCCCAATGCAGCAAAATAAGCAATCATTTCATCGGGTGACCCATTGAAAGCGGTCTTACCTGATTTGGCCAACAGTAAAACATTACCAAATCGTTTGAATAATTCTGACCTTGGTTGATGGATAGTGATGATAATTGTTTTCCCTTGCTCCTTGCACAGATTCtccaaaatttccaatATCGTAGCGGATGTAAAGCTATCTAACCCTGAAGTTGGTTCGTCTAATAATAAGATGGGAGGATTATTCAATAATTGTATACCCATGGTgactcttcttttttcaccaCCACTTATACCTTTGACAAATTCATTGCCAATAATATTGTTTTCACAGTGCTTCAAACCTAAAGATCTTATCAAACAGTCAGTCTTTTCCATTCGCTCTGCTTCTACCAAATGATGCAACCTCAATGCAGCAGCGTATTTGAAGGTTTCTTTAACAGTCAATGTGGCTAGAAGATGGTCATCATCTTGTGAGACATACGAGCACACGTTCTTGAACATAAGCTCTGAAACCTGGATATCATTAAACATTATCGAACCTGAAGTGCTGAATT
The DNA window shown above is from Saccharomyces kudriavzevii IFO 1802 strain IFO1802 genome assembly, chromosome: 15 and carries:
- the AVO1 gene encoding Avo1p (similar to Saccharomyces cerevisiae AVO1 (YOL078W); ancestral locus Anc_3.126); the encoded protein is MDTVTVLNELRAQFLQVCPEKDQMKRIIKPYIPIGGSNTEQCLDSSIRELYTNSDGLNVLLELESPPISKDFMENYASLGKMRIMRENEGQKGKTTQSLVQTEKVEDDEEEKRNQQDKSAKNTLIVEENGTLRYNPLNSSTSNSLLNGEGQTSDKHHKASTKEGSCSNSSVELQKKSSKRSSLPFVRIFKSRRDHSSASGSKNAFHTTNTRSRTPSLHPPGPRHNKKGSKFDMNFDFDENLEEEDDDDDDDEEGDDIHSQFFQLDDDFDTKSSGASSVQKGSNGMSNIKNNFSNTNNRNSISILDDRESSNGNMGSASRLKPHFPTSQKGKNFLIENKNDGQKSDPLKIIKGANGDGGSNSGNGSIGRDGLTETESNNISDMESYINEKDLDDLNFDTVTSNINKTVSDLGGIEPGSDGTANKNEASQGSHSNGDEFSSQNHDGSTPGSSYGKSLLGSEYSEERYLNNESSTMESGEMSLDSDIQTNTMPSHSIPMSMQKYGIYHGDDDSTLNNVFDRAVLTMNSSRHPKERRDTVVSGKESTSFASSSRKLSVSSNLTSTKSPLLRGHGRTSSTASSDQMKIPKFSDGVFHRPRKSTLTLKQDHTQSNVSATAHKSSKEGNFLIERTTDYLESKPKASQLSNMFNKKKKRTNTHSTDVLDYFSFVCGDKVPNYESMGLEIYIQGSKKYKRHSFTTKVRKSSTIFEVIGFSLFLYSTEKKPDNFEEDGLTVEEISNPNNFALKIVDEDGEPFEDNFGKLDRKSTIQSISDSEVVLCKVNNMEKSRNEIETPLPFDIGGGVMAASNLDANSSHSTTEGTINQLSFYKPIIGNKDDIDKTNGSKVIDVTVYLYPNVNPKFNYTTISVLVTSHINDILVKYCKMKNMDPNEYALKVLGKNFILDLNDTVLRLDGINKVELISKKDARELHLEKMKPDLKKPVLPTIQSNDLTPLTLEPLNSYLKADAGGAVAGGAAAAVPENAKVTSKAKKISAKYKLSLAKQHSSSSVASGNGSTAGGLVNGNGFFKNKNSSKSSLHGTLQFHNLNRSQSTMEHTPDTPNGVGDNNFQDLFTGAYHKYKVWRRQQMSFINKHERTLAIDGDYIYIVPPEGRMHWHDNVKTKSLHISQVVLVKKSKRVPEHFKILVRREGQDDIKRYYFEAVSDQECTEIVTRLQNLLSAYRMNHK
- the ATP19 gene encoding F1F0 ATP synthase subunit k (similar to Saccharomyces cerevisiae ATP19 (YOL077W-A); ancestral locus Anc_3.128); protein product: MGAAYHIMGKAIPPHQLAIGTLGLLGLLVVPNPFKSAKPKSVDIKADNKDEERFIENYLKKHSERQEA
- the BRX1 gene encoding ribosome biogenesis protein BRX1 (similar to Saccharomyces cerevisiae BRX1 (YOL077C); ancestral locus Anc_3.129) → MSSIYKALAGKSKDNKLEKKQGNVKQFMNKQRTLLISSRGVNYRHRHLIQDLSGLLPHSRKEPKLDTKKDLQQLNEIAELYNCNNVLFFEARKHKDLYLWLSKPPNGPTIKFYIQNLHTMEELNFTGNCLKGSRPVLSFDQRFGSSPHYQLIKELLVHNFGVPPNARKSKPFIDHVMSFSIVDDKIWVRTYEISHSTKNKDEYEDGEEDISLVEIGPRFVMTVILILEGSFGGPKIYENKQYVSPNFVRAQAKQQAAEEAKSRADAAVERKIKRRENVLAADPLSNGALFN
- the MDM20 gene encoding Mdm20p (similar to Saccharomyces cerevisiae MDM20 (YOL076W); ancestral locus Anc_3.130), whose translation is MSEKIQEEILGLISKSSFKQCYAKLEQLQKQFPNAVYFKILETYVRFKQSPAKFDYKKLLDEPYGFKGTKITGDTRSLEFLHNFFVELGRYDEALHVYEKGNFKFPSYELSYHWFTKALEDSNYNQMSKASLQLAKYSDSGNLPKRAYYFWNAVSTLALMRFQKNTLSEPKKAVLAKLASQSLLDLKPFQNVQEIIVYCLVLDELFPESREISEEIVAVTFVNFDTSVNLYLKNFILKHVKLLDSPQKLFEVCSKLIEKGLDDYELIINLIDAAYRLSKTQEELQRWIDRNLGDSRNTRLARLKIDIVYANAVSESSLSYYLSKYHNKPCCSVDLNHYANHIDMAMLKNVMAKYDPEGEDLIHHCNALELRLFENHWINDYNKFKETLIKKPVTDYSSCSKFILELIKSICKETNPDLKDILLCITILENYQTNDPHNFDTMCWLIVLYMYLGLVPDAYFHFSNLKIKNVQTDSMDYMIFTRFSTLFPNKQGDFYSKTFREHNNLYDVSLNNLPRYIQVAFERNSYSKVLGMFEMKDKLTKSYTRWMKTLENLQFSRLCNDKRGNLLQKLHADWRSLEMSGNISFSDNRDLSILDNNSAQFLSRDKILEYANLNDESILLAFIRELIIEALPTGEKTKEITALLEKLPLGDIKELLNNNLTEVESISFQIFFEIYENDGKELHDLISKLVEIPTNAKKNWKISHIYLTKIATLKTLDGLKRVKSKDIQKLIKNSLKELRACCDDIFKEYSNDLTHAFEELQNSESSKLLKELDFKPESIKTIKNSLLSIQKNVRNL